In Hemicordylus capensis ecotype Gifberg chromosome 3, rHemCap1.1.pri, whole genome shotgun sequence, one DNA window encodes the following:
- the AQP11 gene encoding aquaporin-11 isoform X3, with translation MPKEAIFLVLGLQLATMLLATGHMILIRTLVNRREARLFLMEMTATFQLCTCNGFLLLLMDIHPQNQLIITYIYVLTTVHYILTLNENISNPACTFLYILRKGISVRLGSLKIVAQFVGAAIARLYFNGIYSLGISYQFSEPKCNPHQADFFKAFCIELVTSTMFQLAMLTSEQQQLSFRANRLAFVITSVVYTAFRGYIFQLCQ, from the exons ATGCCCAAGGAGGCCATCTTTCTGGTGCTCGGGTTACAGCTGGCCACCATGCTTCTGGCAACAGGGCACATGATCCTGATCCGCACACTCGTAAACCGGCGGGAGGCCCGGCTCTTCCTGATGGAGATGACTGCCACTTTCCAACTGTGCACCTGCAATGGCTTCTTGCTCCTTCTGATGGACATACATCCCCAAAACCAGTTAATTATTACCTACATTTATGTGCTCACCACTGTGCATTACATCCTGACTTTGAATGAGAACATCAGCAATCCTGCCTGCACCTTCCTATATATCCTGCGGAAGGGCATCTCAGTGAGGCTGGGCAGTCTgaagatagtggctcagtttgtcGGGGCCGCTATAGCTAGACTTTACTTCAATGGGATCTACTCACTGGGAATCAGCTATCAGTTCTCTGAACCCAAATGCAATCCTCACCAAGCAGATTTCTTTAAAGCCTTTTGCATCGAGCTTGTGACCTCCACCATGTTCCAGCTGGCCATGCTGACATCAGAACAGCAACAGCTCTCTTTCAGAGCCAACAGGCTTGCTTTCGTCATCACCTCCGTGGTGTATACAG cTTTCAGAGGGTACATCTTCCAGCTGTGCCAGTGA